A window of the Fibrobacter sp. UWB2 genome harbors these coding sequences:
- a CDS encoding DASS family sodium-coupled anion symporter, whose product MTKAKLIKLIIASVLAIAALFVPYEALGFVGDTALNPLEIRVIAIFVMAALFWILQPFPIWSTSMFVIVLMILTLSNSALIPFRVEGVDPLKFKDIMATFANPIIMLFLGGFFLASAACKYNMDKNLARVLLKPFGKDPKWVLLGLMIITAVFSMFMSNTATAAMMLAILGPVLKLFDENDRGKAAFALAIPLGANIGGMGTPIGTPPNAIALGALQSSGFNISFGQWMEFGVPYVIIMMVLAWLLLLKLYPIKMKEMNLDIEGAEGFDKSPRAIIVYITFAVCVILWVTGSKVHGLNDNVIAMIPMAVFALTGVITKKDLNEMSWDVLWLVAGGFALGLGLQQTGLAKDLINAIPFNTWSPVVLMVGCGFICLFMANFMSHTSTASLLVPIFIVVAVSCKDNLAPLGGVTSLMVAVAFASSLGMCLPISTPPNALAHATGYTDTRGMAITGIVMGIGGLVLSWIMMFGLSKVNFFEDPAEAAAAPAAVTAPAPAAPVYAKPAEVAAPAETIAEPAADSAAVAIPADSAAKVVVTDSTAK is encoded by the coding sequence ATGACAAAAGCAAAACTCATCAAACTCATTATTGCATCGGTGCTCGCCATCGCTGCCCTCTTCGTCCCGTACGAAGCCCTCGGCTTCGTGGGTGACACGGCCTTGAACCCTCTCGAAATTCGCGTCATCGCAATCTTTGTGATGGCTGCCCTTTTCTGGATTCTCCAACCGTTCCCGATCTGGTCTACTTCCATGTTCGTGATCGTGTTGATGATTCTTACGCTTTCGAACTCGGCTCTTATCCCGTTCCGCGTGGAAGGCGTTGATCCGCTCAAGTTCAAGGACATCATGGCAACATTTGCCAACCCGATTATCATGCTCTTCTTGGGCGGCTTCTTCCTTGCTTCTGCCGCTTGCAAGTACAACATGGACAAGAACCTTGCCCGCGTGCTCTTGAAGCCGTTCGGCAAGGACCCGAAGTGGGTGCTCCTTGGCCTCATGATTATTACGGCTGTGTTCTCCATGTTCATGAGCAACACCGCTACTGCCGCTATGATGCTCGCCATCCTCGGCCCGGTGCTCAAGCTCTTTGATGAAAATGACCGCGGTAAAGCTGCTTTTGCTCTTGCCATCCCGCTCGGTGCAAACATCGGTGGTATGGGTACTCCGATCGGTACGCCTCCTAACGCCATCGCTCTTGGCGCTCTCCAGTCCAGCGGTTTCAATATCTCGTTTGGCCAGTGGATGGAATTCGGTGTTCCGTATGTGATTATTATGATGGTTCTCGCTTGGCTCTTGCTCCTCAAGCTCTACCCGATCAAGATGAAGGAAATGAACCTCGATATCGAAGGTGCTGAAGGCTTTGACAAGAGCCCGCGCGCTATCATCGTTTACATTACCTTTGCTGTGTGCGTGATTTTGTGGGTGACGGGTAGCAAGGTTCACGGTCTTAACGACAACGTGATTGCTATGATTCCGATGGCTGTGTTTGCTTTGACGGGTGTGATTACTAAGAAAGACCTCAACGAAATGAGCTGGGACGTTCTTTGGCTCGTGGCTGGTGGTTTTGCTCTTGGTCTCGGTTTGCAGCAGACTGGTCTTGCAAAGGACCTCATCAACGCTATTCCGTTCAATACCTGGTCTCCGGTCGTCCTCATGGTCGGTTGCGGCTTCATCTGCCTCTTCATGGCAAACTTCATGAGCCACACCTCTACGGCTAGCTTGCTCGTCCCGATCTTCATCGTCGTGGCCGTGAGCTGCAAGGACAACCTCGCTCCGCTCGGTGGCGTGACCTCCTTGATGGTCGCTGTCGCATTCGCTAGCTCCCTCGGTATGTGCCTCCCGATTTCTACACCGCCTAACGCACTTGCCCACGCAACGGGTTACACGGATACGCGTGGCATGGCTATCACGGGTATCGTGATGGGTATCGGCGGTCTCGTTCTCTCCTGGATTATGATGTTCGGCCTTTCTAAGGTGAACTTCTTCGAAGATCCGGCTGAAGCTGCTGCCGCTCCGGCTGCTGTAACTGCTCCGGCACCTGCCGCACCTGTTTATGCAAAGCCTGCCGAAGTTGCTGCTCCGGCGGAAACGATTGCTGAACCGGCTGCTGATAGCGCCGCTGTCGCTATTCCGGCTGACTCTGCCGCTAAGGTTGTGGTCACGGATTCTACAGCTAAGTAA
- a CDS encoding efflux RND transporter periplasmic adaptor subunit has protein sequence MLMKKLLKIIIVIAVLAGVALGVKSIFFDGNTTSQVGALISSKVVTDTIKTTISATGSLEPVDQVEVGTQVSGDIAKINVDFNSKVKKGQVIAELDKSKLQSTLKQATISYKSAENELNYKQSTYDRIKRLAASKSASAVELEQAEYNLNAAKLSLEQRKNEVAQARLNLSYATIKSPIDGVVLKRAVDVGQTVAASMSTPTLFVIAKDLSQMKVMADVDEADIGQVKQGQRVTFTVDAFQNDTFHGTVQEVRLNPTTTSNVVTYTVVITAENPEQKLLPGMTATCTIVTQEITDAVTIPVKALKFTPAEGTPMVDPKDMPRPPRKAADSTVAGDNFPPPPPGMGPGGAPGTGAKKKHKKPKLEGDHVWININGKAAPRRVKIGLSDGVNVQILKGLSVGDSVVTSQETVSAKGSSEPNAKSPFMPQRPGKKKK, from the coding sequence ATGCTTATGAAAAAACTCTTGAAAATCATCATCGTCATCGCCGTTTTGGCAGGAGTTGCCCTCGGCGTCAAGTCAATTTTCTTTGACGGGAACACCACAAGCCAGGTTGGCGCCCTCATCAGCTCCAAGGTGGTCACGGATACCATTAAGACGACCATTTCTGCAACGGGTTCGTTAGAGCCGGTGGACCAGGTGGAAGTCGGTACGCAGGTTTCTGGCGACATTGCCAAAATCAACGTTGATTTCAATTCCAAGGTCAAGAAAGGCCAAGTCATTGCCGAACTTGACAAGTCTAAGTTACAGTCGACCTTGAAGCAGGCGACAATCTCTTACAAGAGCGCCGAAAACGAATTGAATTACAAACAAAGCACGTACGACCGCATCAAGAGGCTCGCCGCAAGCAAGAGCGCAAGCGCAGTCGAATTGGAACAAGCTGAATACAACTTAAACGCCGCAAAGCTCTCCTTGGAACAGCGTAAGAACGAAGTCGCCCAGGCTCGTTTGAACTTGAGCTACGCGACCATCAAGAGCCCGATTGACGGCGTTGTGCTGAAACGCGCCGTAGATGTCGGACAGACCGTTGCCGCTTCCATGAGCACGCCGACGTTGTTCGTGATTGCAAAAGACTTGAGCCAGATGAAAGTCATGGCAGACGTGGACGAAGCGGACATCGGACAAGTTAAACAAGGTCAGCGTGTGACGTTTACTGTTGACGCATTCCAGAACGACACGTTCCACGGCACCGTGCAAGAAGTCCGTCTGAACCCGACGACAACAAGCAATGTGGTGACTTACACCGTCGTGATTACCGCCGAGAACCCGGAACAAAAGCTCTTACCGGGCATGACCGCCACCTGCACAATCGTCACTCAAGAAATCACAGATGCCGTTACAATTCCGGTCAAGGCTCTCAAGTTTACGCCCGCCGAAGGAACCCCGATGGTTGATCCGAAGGATATGCCTCGCCCACCGCGCAAGGCCGCCGATTCTACAGTCGCAGGTGACAACTTCCCGCCCCCGCCTCCTGGCATGGGACCGGGCGGAGCTCCGGGTACAGGTGCCAAGAAAAAGCACAAGAAGCCCAAGCTTGAAGGCGACCACGTGTGGATTAACATCAACGGCAAGGCCGCTCCACGCCGCGTGAAGATTGGTCTTAGCGATGGCGTGAATGTCCAGATTCTCAAGGGACTGAGCGTCGGCGATTCCGTGGTCACAAGTCAAGAAACGGTTTCGGCAAAGGGATCAAGCGAACCAAACGCCAAAAGCCCCTTCATGCCGCAGAGACCCGGAAAGAAGAAGAAATAA
- a CDS encoding cation diffusion facilitator family transporter, producing the protein MTRVRKKDDSSEVRKVTWVGLGWNAALSVAKFVVGVVGNSQALVADAIHSASDFVTDVAVIVGSHFWNSPPDAEHPYGHRRFETLITIGIGLAVAAVGIGIGYKAVLALLAGEASHPETSVAVMAFASIVVKEILFRYTRNAGRKIRSQVLEANAWHHRSDSFSSIPVLVAVVFAILLPQLWFADSVGALVVAFFVIHSAIEIAAPGLRQLVDRGANPDVLGKLRSVALSHPKVISLHGLRSRYVGSDLHVDVHIVVDDQMTLKDAHDVAEEVEQLLIDSNENVVDALVHIDPYNANRAAQGEIKTIEK; encoded by the coding sequence ATGACTCGTGTACGCAAAAAAGACGATAGTTCAGAAGTCCGCAAAGTGACTTGGGTGGGGCTTGGCTGGAACGCCGCGCTCTCCGTGGCCAAGTTTGTTGTGGGCGTGGTGGGAAACTCCCAGGCGCTCGTTGCAGATGCTATCCATAGTGCATCTGATTTTGTGACCGATGTCGCCGTGATTGTTGGCAGTCACTTTTGGAACTCGCCACCGGATGCCGAGCACCCTTACGGACACCGCCGATTTGAAACGCTCATTACGATTGGTATTGGGCTTGCCGTTGCCGCCGTGGGTATTGGCATTGGATATAAGGCCGTCCTTGCGTTGTTGGCGGGTGAGGCATCGCACCCGGAAACGTCCGTTGCGGTGATGGCTTTTGCTTCCATTGTCGTAAAAGAAATTCTCTTCCGCTATACGCGAAATGCCGGGCGAAAAATCCGCAGCCAGGTGCTTGAGGCAAATGCTTGGCACCACCGTAGTGACTCTTTTAGCTCGATTCCCGTGCTTGTGGCGGTCGTTTTTGCCATTTTGCTCCCGCAGCTTTGGTTCGCGGATTCCGTCGGTGCACTTGTCGTTGCTTTTTTCGTGATTCATTCTGCGATTGAAATTGCGGCTCCGGGGCTTAGGCAGCTTGTGGACCGTGGCGCAAATCCCGATGTCTTGGGCAAGTTGCGGAGTGTGGCGCTTTCGCACCCGAAGGTCATCAGTTTGCATGGGCTCCGTTCCCGCTACGTCGGGAGTGATTTGCATGTGGACGTGCATATTGTGGTCGATGACCAAATGACACTGAAAGATGCCCATGACGTTGCCGAAGAGGTCGAACAGTTGCTCATCGATTCGAACGAAAATGTCGTCGATGCCCTCGTGCACATTGATCCCTACAACGCCAATCGCGCCGCCCAGGGCGAAATCAAAACAATTGAAAAGTAA
- a CDS encoding aldolase catalytic domain-containing protein, whose protein sequence is MYYETIKVLDCTIRDGGLVNKHDFSLEFVRRLYTLLTAAGVDYMEMGYKNSPELFDPKEYGPWKFCDDDLLWKVKDGIDSKMKMAVMADVGRVNMDAVKPASESPYQMFRVASYVKNIDKGISMVNAFHDMGYETTLNIMAVSRDRGPELDEALHQVNEECKADVLYLVDSFGAFYQEDIDKELARYKGIVKNKKFGFHGHNNQQLAFSNTIQAIINHVDYLDGSVSGMGRGAGNCTTELLLGFLKNPKYDLRPVLDAIQELFLPLQSKYEWGYIIPQMITGMLNRHPQDAIAVRKTEEKDMYRKFYEHMIND, encoded by the coding sequence ACTACGAAACAATTAAAGTTCTCGACTGCACGATCCGCGATGGCGGTCTCGTCAACAAGCACGATTTTTCTCTTGAATTCGTGCGTAGATTGTACACCCTTCTCACCGCAGCCGGCGTAGACTACATGGAAATGGGTTACAAGAACTCCCCGGAACTCTTCGACCCGAAGGAATACGGTCCGTGGAAGTTCTGCGATGACGATCTCCTCTGGAAAGTCAAGGATGGCATCGATTCCAAGATGAAGATGGCCGTGATGGCTGACGTGGGCCGCGTCAACATGGATGCCGTGAAGCCCGCTTCCGAAAGTCCGTACCAGATGTTCCGCGTGGCAAGCTACGTCAAGAACATCGACAAGGGCATCAGCATGGTGAACGCCTTCCACGACATGGGCTATGAAACGACGCTCAACATCATGGCCGTGAGCCGCGACCGCGGTCCGGAACTTGACGAAGCCCTCCACCAGGTCAACGAAGAATGCAAGGCCGACGTGCTTTACCTCGTCGACAGCTTCGGCGCTTTCTACCAGGAGGACATCGATAAGGAACTCGCCCGCTACAAGGGCATCGTGAAGAACAAGAAGTTCGGCTTCCATGGCCACAACAACCAGCAGCTCGCCTTCTCCAACACGATCCAGGCTATTATCAACCACGTCGACTACCTCGACGGCTCCGTGTCCGGCATGGGCCGCGGCGCAGGCAACTGCACCACGGAACTCCTCCTCGGTTTCCTCAAGAATCCGAAGTACGATCTACGCCCGGTTCTTGACGCCATCCAGGAACTCTTCTTGCCGTTGCAGAGCAAGTACGAATGGGGTTACATCATCCCGCAGATGATCACGGGTATGCTCAACCGCCATCCGCAAGACGCTATTGCCGTCCGCAAGACCGAAGAAAAGGACATGTATCGTAAATTCTACGAACACATGATTAACGACTAA
- a CDS encoding A24 family peptidase, with protein sequence MQEIPLWYWLIVFFGLGACVGSFYNVIVYRMPRGISLINPPSHCPLCKKRIPIRYNLPIVGWLWLRGKSACCKRPISVIYPIGESLCGLLGALALYAAAGFGTDFSRPVLSPEVWADAAAMFWLLLGAYPVCAVDCKYKLIPDSISVGGIVAGLLISLVPGGVTPLQSLIGAVVAGGGLYLLGWIATKVLKKDAMGFGDVKLLAGYGALMGVTGAVETLLVAALLGIVVMVPYGMLAAKKAAKNKNSEEAGQIPFGPFLAIAAPIIYLWGSALVDAYLKYVLN encoded by the coding sequence ATGCAAGAAATTCCACTTTGGTACTGGTTAATTGTGTTTTTTGGCCTTGGCGCTTGCGTCGGGAGCTTCTATAACGTCATTGTTTACCGTATGCCGCGCGGAATTTCCCTGATTAACCCTCCTTCGCACTGCCCGCTTTGCAAAAAGAGAATCCCGATTCGCTACAATTTGCCGATTGTGGGGTGGCTTTGGCTGCGTGGTAAGAGTGCTTGCTGCAAACGGCCGATTAGCGTGATTTACCCGATTGGCGAGAGCCTTTGCGGTTTGCTTGGTGCACTTGCTCTTTATGCGGCGGCAGGCTTCGGGACGGACTTTTCGCGACCGGTCTTGTCGCCTGAGGTTTGGGCGGATGCGGCTGCGATGTTCTGGCTTTTGCTTGGCGCATACCCCGTTTGTGCGGTCGATTGCAAGTACAAACTGATTCCCGATTCCATCTCGGTCGGCGGAATTGTTGCGGGCCTTTTGATTTCGCTTGTGCCGGGTGGCGTGACGCCTCTCCAAAGCTTGATTGGTGCTGTTGTTGCGGGTGGCGGACTTTATCTGCTCGGCTGGATTGCGACTAAGGTGCTCAAGAAAGACGCAATGGGTTTTGGCGATGTCAAGCTCTTGGCGGGCTATGGTGCGCTTATGGGCGTGACTGGCGCTGTAGAAACTCTCTTGGTTGCAGCCCTGCTTGGCATTGTGGTGATGGTTCCGTACGGGATGCTTGCCGCAAAAAAAGCGGCCAAAAACAAGAATAGCGAGGAAGCCGGGCAAATTCCTTTCGGACCGTTCCTCGCCATTGCAGCCCCGATTATTTATCTCTGGGGCTCAGCGCTTGTGGATGCTTATTTAAAGTACGTTTTAAATTAA
- a CDS encoding aldo/keto reductase, giving the protein MVLDEFYKLNNGQRIPKIALGTWQTPNDVAATAVATAIDAGYRHIDTAIAYENEAGVGAGLKAALKSTGIHRESIFITTKIPAEVKNYADTVRCIQESMDRLDACHIDMMLIHAPRPWAEMGVPNGNHYYRENVDVWNALEEAYEAGKIRAIGVSNFEIDDLNNLLAGTRVVPAVNQIRVHIGHVPTELIDFCEQVGILVEAYSPNATGRLLKVPEVCAMAEKYHVSVPQLASRFVLQLGLLPLPKSVHEERIRQNAKLDFEINSNDMAALLELDGL; this is encoded by the coding sequence ATGGTACTCGACGAATTTTACAAGTTGAATAATGGGCAGCGAATCCCGAAAATTGCTTTGGGTACATGGCAAACCCCAAATGACGTGGCGGCAACCGCTGTTGCGACCGCTATTGATGCGGGCTATCGCCATATTGATACCGCAATCGCCTACGAAAATGAGGCGGGAGTCGGTGCTGGGCTCAAGGCGGCGCTAAAATCGACTGGAATTCACCGTGAAAGCATTTTTATCACGACGAAAATTCCTGCCGAAGTCAAGAATTATGCTGATACGGTACGCTGTATCCAGGAATCAATGGATCGCTTGGATGCATGCCATATCGACATGATGCTCATCCATGCTCCGCGTCCATGGGCCGAAATGGGCGTCCCTAACGGAAACCATTATTACCGTGAAAATGTGGATGTCTGGAATGCGCTAGAAGAAGCTTACGAAGCGGGTAAAATCCGTGCAATTGGCGTTTCGAATTTTGAAATTGATGACTTGAACAATTTGCTGGCGGGAACCCGCGTGGTGCCGGCGGTGAATCAGATTCGCGTTCACATCGGTCATGTGCCGACGGAACTGATTGACTTTTGTGAACAGGTCGGAATCCTGGTGGAAGCGTATTCGCCCAATGCGACGGGGCGCCTATTGAAAGTGCCCGAAGTCTGTGCGATGGCGGAAAAGTACCACGTTTCGGTGCCGCAACTTGCAAGCCGCTTTGTGTTGCAACTTGGGCTTTTGCCGCTCCCGAAATCTGTACACGAAGAGCGCATCCGTCAGAACGCTAAGCTTGATTTCGAAATCAATTCGAACGACATGGCTGCATTGCTAGAACTCGACGGACTGTAA
- a CDS encoding fibro-slime domain-containing protein, with protein sequence MKLAKAITASFIALGVSSTWAETVRELHVFLPDNATWNTSTPLIYEDGKAHELTPDSDHCGWFTRRYVDEDLPKKAFFYTEGDDQFKHAIGLRGEAGYLNGEAADPINLDALFLVYAGEPNFSNALYFVADERQAASLPAELYGWSTVRPAIEGTCEFVLSTMIYDTDASLHPAFSCYAAGGEGCQAVSGTAAQGVEVETAIKAIYDCIGVTTGLVEDTLDKATKKPKLSAAGKKCFIDEKYFNQLFNYTEGVNETTCFDIPFIRTNKGWDFNSDEFVVPGLKTAVMGGFFPVEATTDSKLEYANASQKPLPAARTKRNAEGPIFYGTKLRALDPTEQIPLINTICNGPGWDKGHDCNGMFADAAETETFIKSINSTIDCVFGWSCPEQVPTNWPIYTEGTETPGGIGINGVSRWTSNVGGNGNGGRNHHFCSETHAQFKYKKGARFSISGNDDIWVFIDNKLAVDIGGNHLSAPGYVDVDKFLPNAKQDSIYDIDIFTCNRRAPSSDLRISTNMLYMDQNAGISLESKQNMEEWRRTGNNEYKVCYTENHNGSCVPQVTVCDTADFPTKPKISFLFTTDATGNDPTKTLISEEEFAANPIQLDSIFNVSNPTRPIVNEKRLTESLAPGMYYLIIKIGDEQAAISFAAKSEASIAERRVALSSTSAFSVMKSGAQEITITTEKPSLAKRFAVMDMNGQVLSAGKLNSIDTRVKVPTAGSYIVKVGNNTKRVNVR encoded by the coding sequence ATGAAACTGGCTAAAGCCATAACCGCATCTTTTATAGCGTTGGGAGTGTCAAGCACATGGGCTGAAACAGTCCGCGAGTTGCACGTATTCTTGCCCGACAACGCCACGTGGAACACATCCACCCCATTAATCTACGAAGACGGCAAAGCGCACGAACTCACTCCAGATTCGGATCATTGCGGATGGTTCACTAGACGTTACGTTGATGAAGACCTTCCCAAAAAAGCATTCTTTTATACGGAAGGTGATGACCAATTTAAGCACGCCATTGGTCTCAGAGGCGAAGCCGGATACTTAAACGGTGAAGCAGCCGACCCCATAAATCTTGACGCTCTTTTTCTGGTTTACGCAGGAGAGCCCAACTTTTCAAACGCGCTCTACTTTGTCGCTGACGAAAGACAAGCCGCCTCACTTCCAGCAGAATTATATGGTTGGAGTACAGTAAGGCCAGCAATCGAAGGCACCTGCGAATTCGTCCTTTCCACAATGATTTACGATACAGACGCCAGTTTACACCCCGCATTCTCCTGCTACGCCGCAGGCGGTGAAGGCTGTCAAGCCGTGTCAGGAACAGCAGCACAAGGTGTAGAAGTAGAAACTGCAATCAAAGCCATCTACGACTGCATAGGCGTCACGACAGGCCTTGTAGAAGACACTTTGGACAAAGCAACAAAGAAGCCAAAACTCTCTGCAGCAGGCAAAAAATGCTTTATCGACGAAAAGTATTTCAACCAGTTGTTCAATTACACCGAAGGCGTGAACGAAACAACCTGTTTCGATATTCCATTCATCCGTACAAACAAAGGCTGGGATTTTAACTCGGATGAATTCGTTGTTCCTGGACTCAAAACTGCTGTAATGGGAGGTTTCTTCCCTGTAGAAGCAACAACCGACAGCAAGCTCGAATACGCGAATGCAAGTCAAAAGCCGCTCCCGGCAGCACGCACCAAGCGCAACGCCGAAGGTCCTATATTCTACGGCACCAAGCTTCGCGCATTGGATCCGACCGAACAAATTCCATTAATCAATACAATCTGTAACGGCCCAGGCTGGGATAAGGGCCACGACTGCAACGGAATGTTCGCCGATGCCGCCGAAACCGAGACTTTCATCAAGAGCATCAATTCCACGATCGATTGCGTATTCGGCTGGAGCTGCCCAGAGCAGGTCCCCACCAATTGGCCAATTTACACAGAAGGTACAGAAACCCCAGGCGGTATAGGCATTAATGGCGTTTCGCGTTGGACATCTAATGTCGGGGGCAACGGAAACGGCGGACGTAACCACCACTTCTGTTCCGAAACACACGCCCAGTTCAAATACAAGAAGGGTGCAAGGTTCAGCATCAGCGGTAACGACGATATCTGGGTATTCATTGATAACAAGTTAGCAGTCGATATTGGTGGCAACCACCTTTCTGCACCGGGCTATGTTGATGTAGACAAGTTCTTGCCAAACGCAAAGCAAGACAGCATCTACGACATTGACATTTTCACTTGCAATCGTCGCGCACCGTCTAGTGACCTCCGAATCAGTACAAATATGCTGTACATGGATCAAAATGCTGGAATTTCTTTGGAAAGCAAACAAAATATGGAAGAATGGCGCAGGACCGGAAACAACGAATACAAAGTTTGCTACACAGAAAACCATAACGGTTCTTGCGTACCCCAAGTTACGGTATGCGATACCGCAGACTTCCCCACAAAGCCTAAAATTTCATTCTTGTTCACCACGGATGCAACCGGCAATGATCCCACTAAGACTCTCATTAGCGAAGAAGAATTTGCCGCAAATCCAATCCAACTCGACAGTATATTCAACGTCAGCAACCCAACGCGTCCCATTGTCAACGAAAAGCGATTGACAGAAAGCCTCGCACCAGGTATGTATTACCTCATTATCAAGATTGGCGATGAGCAGGCTGCAATTTCATTCGCTGCCAAATCCGAAGCATCCATCGCCGAACGCAGAGTTGCACTAAGCAGCACAAGCGCATTCAGCGTGATGAAATCTGGCGCACAGGAAATCACGATTACCACAGAAAAGCCGAGTCTCGCAAAGCGCTTTGCAGTCATGGACATGAACGGCCAAGTGCTTTCTGCAGGCAAGCTGAACAGCATTGACACCCGCGTGAAAGTTCCGACCGCAGGTTCGTACATTGTGAAAGTGGGGAACAACACTAAACGCGTGAACGTAAGGTAG